A genomic region of Glycine max cultivar Williams 82 chromosome 15, Glycine_max_v4.0, whole genome shotgun sequence contains the following coding sequences:
- the LOC100793103 gene encoding auxin-responsive protein SAUR71, with protein sequence MKQLIRRLSRVADSSNYTLLRADSAASQRCHHRRRRAESFRLAAAAKIRRSSAVVPEGHVPIYVGDEMERFVVCAELLNHPVFVKLLNESAQEYGYEQKGVLRLPCRVFVFERVLDALRLGLDARDVAELVNFSPEEFS encoded by the coding sequence ATGAAGCAGCTGATCCGCCGGCTCTCGCGCGTGGCCGACTCCTCCAACTACACGCTCCTCCGCGCGGACTCCGCCGCCTCCCAGCGCTGCCACCACCGCCGCCGCCGTGCGGAGTCCTTTCGCCTCGCCGCTGCGGCGAAGATCCGCCGCTCCTCCGCGGTGGTGCCGGAGGGGCACGTGCCGATCTACGTCGGCGACGAGATGGAGCGCTTCGTCGTGTGCGCCGAGCTCCTCAACCACCCCGTCTTCGTGAAGCTCCTCAACGAATCGGCGCAGGAATACGGCTACGAACAGAAAGGAGTTCTCCGGCTGCCGTGCCGCGTCTTCGTCTTCGAGCGTGTTCTCGACGCGCTCCGTCTTGGACTCGACGCGCGTGACGTGGCGGAGCTCGTAAATTTCTCGCCGGAAGAGTTCTCctga